DNA sequence from the bacterium genome:
GGGGAATGTCTGTTCTTATAAAAGAAACAACAAAGAAAAAACCAGAAAAATCCCTTCTTGCCAAGTGGAAAAGCTCGGGCGGAAGGAATAATCTTGGAAGGATAACATCTCGCCATAGGGGCGGCGGTGTAAAAAGGAGATTAAGGATAATTGATTTTAAAAGGGATAAAATTGGAATAAAGGGTTTTGTTCTAGCAATTGAATACGATCCAAACAGATCGTCTAATATTGGCCTTATAAAATATGAGGATGGCGAAAAGAGGTATATTGTGGCTCCATATGGACTTTCTGTTGGTGATGAGGTTATATCCTCAAATGATGAGGTAAAACAAAATGTAGGAAATGCTATGACGCTTAAAAATATCCTGATTGGGACAGAGATTCATAATATTGAGCTAAAACCTGGAAAGGGGGCTCAGATTGCAAGGGGAGCAGGTG
Encoded proteins:
- the rplB gene encoding 50S ribosomal protein L2, which codes for MIKKYNPTTPARRGMSVLIKETTKKKPEKSLLAKWKSSGGRNNLGRITSRHRGGGVKRRLRIIDFKRDKIGIKGFVLAIEYDPNRSSNIGLIKYEDGEKRYIVAPYGLSVGDEVISSNDEVKQNVGNAMTLKNILIGTEIHNIELKPGKGAQIARGAGASAQLVAKEGDYGHIKLPSGEIRKISLNCRAVIGRVGNFDWENVSFGKAGRKRYMGRRPQTRGVAMNPHDHPLGGGEGKTSGGRHPVSPWGKPTKGKKTRRKDKESNKFIIKRRK